The genome window ACCTGGCCCTGGACGGCAATCCGCACCTGCTGCTCCCCGGGCCGGAGACGGTCGCCCAGGGGACGGCGGCCGTGCTCGCCGATCTGCGGGCCTCGGCTCCGCTCGGGGAGGGCGACGGCGAGGGCGAGGGTGTGGGCGAGGGCAAGGGCAAGGGCGCCGCGCCGGAGGCCGTCCTCGTGCTCCCCGGCGGTGAGGCCCCTGATGACGCCGAGTCCTCGGATCAGGGCTCGGACACCGCCGCCCCCAATCCCTTCTCCGGCAATGTCTCCGGCAATGTCTCCCGCGTCGCCGCCGTCGGCGGCGCGGCAGTGCTGCTGCTGGCCGCGGTCGGTGTGGCGGCCGCGGTCGGCAGCGGCGGGTCGTCGTCCCACCAGGCCGCCCAGGGGGCGAAGGCCGGACCCGGCGGGTCCACCTCCGGGGCGGCCGCGGGCCTGGCGGGCGACGGTTTCGCGGCGGCGTCGAGCGGTTCCACGTCCTCGTCCGTGGCCGCCGCGGGGTCCGACGCCACCAGCGGTGCGCCGTCCGCCGCCGCGCCGCCGGTGGTGGTGACCGTGACCGCGACCTCCACGGCCGTCTCCGTCGTGCAGGCTCCGCCGGTCGTGGTCACGACGCACCTGCCCGGGACGCCGGACCCCACCACCACGGCCGTGCGGGTCTTCGTCACCAAGACCGCGGCCCCGCCGTCGGTCACCAAGAGCAAGGCCGCCCCGCCGCCGGCCAGCAGCAGCAAGCCGGTCGTCCAGGCGCCGGTGAAGGCGCCGACCGGCCCGGTGGCGATCTCGGTCCCGAACGCCACCGGCCAGATCACCGGCATCGGCGGGATGTGCGTGGACGACTACGCGTCGAACACCGCGGACTACAGCGAGATCGACCTGTGGGACTGCAACGGCACCGGCGCACAGTCCTTCTCGTGGATCGAGTCCGGGTCCACCCTGCACCTGCTCGGGCTGTGCCTGGACGTGCAGGGCTCGGGCAAGGACAACGGGACCACGGTCGACCTCTACCACTGCAACGGAACCAGTGCGCAGGTCTTCATCCCGCGCTCGGACGGGACGCTGTTCAACCCGAATTCCGGCAAGTGCCTGGACGACCCGCAGGGTTCCACGAACCGGGGGACCGCCTTGGAGATCTGGGACTGCAACGGCGGCAACAACCAGCGGTGGCAGCTGCCGTAAGGCCGTCCGCCGGTCCGCCGGTCCGCCGGTCCGCCGGACAGCCTGCGGACCGGCCGCGTCAGGAATCAACAGGCAGGTCGCGCAGGACCGGCCGAAGCGGTTCCTCCGGCAGCAGAAGCCTCGTCGGCTGCAGCGGTTCCTCCGGCAGCAGCGGCTGCTCCGGCATGTCCTCCAACCGCCGGGCAGGCAGGAAGGCCTGCTCGCGGTCCATGTACGTGGGCTGTATCTCGGAGGTGACGACGCCTTCCGGTGTGCCTTCCACGGAGTCGTCCAGCACGGCCTGCGACGGCAGGTTCCGCGTCTGCGGGACGTCCTCCCGAGCCGGCAGCGCCGGCAGCACCTTGCCCTGCACCGTCTCCCGCCGGGCCAGGACGCCCTTCTCCGGCGCCAGCCGGTCCTCCACGGCCCGCATCGCGACCATCGGCTGGGCCGGCAGCGTTTCAAGACCCTGAAGCCCGTGCTGGAAGGCGTTGACGACCTCCTGCGAGGACTCGTTGGCGTCGCTGTAGATCCCGGTGTG of Catenulispora sp. MAP5-51 contains these proteins:
- a CDS encoding WXG100 family type VII secretion target; its protein translation is MTTSVDVQGMQLAQEDFQQALDQMNSVYSAMSEEADNLSASWSGMAASAFGQALGAWLDDLYQIRQELVVMTESLSTHTGIYSDANESSQEVVNAFQHGLQGLETLPAQPMVAMRAVEDRLAPEKGVLARRETVQGKVLPALPAREDVPQTRNLPSQAVLDDSVEGTPEGVVTSEIQPTYMDREQAFLPARRLEDMPEQPLLPEEPLQPTRLLLPEEPLRPVLRDLPVDS
- a CDS encoding ricin-type beta-trefoil lectin domain protein; the protein is MEAQAGTDTGTDTDSAAASVQTALRRVEEASAGGHPALVLSGLGLRDLPDEVRALIGLRELDLSDNELTALPPWIATFPELRVLDLRRNRLVEVPWQLGTLELTDLALDGNPHLLLPGPETVAQGTAAVLADLRASAPLGEGDGEGEGVGEGKGKGAAPEAVLVLPGGEAPDDAESSDQGSDTAAPNPFSGNVSGNVSRVAAVGGAAVLLLAAVGVAAAVGSGGSSSHQAAQGAKAGPGGSTSGAAAGLAGDGFAAASSGSTSSSVAAAGSDATSGAPSAAAPPVVVTVTATSTAVSVVQAPPVVVTTHLPGTPDPTTTAVRVFVTKTAAPPSVTKSKAAPPPASSSKPVVQAPVKAPTGPVAISVPNATGQITGIGGMCVDDYASNTADYSEIDLWDCNGTGAQSFSWIESGSTLHLLGLCLDVQGSGKDNGTTVDLYHCNGTSAQVFIPRSDGTLFNPNSGKCLDDPQGSTNRGTALEIWDCNGGNNQRWQLP